TACATCGCAGCCACGTACAAATATGATCGTTTTGAAACCCTGCATTTAGGTCGCGGTCGGGTTAGTGGCGGATTGGCAGTAACTGATCTTTTTGCCTACCACGACACTTCTGCCAGCTTTGATGGAATTTACGATACTTTTCTTTTTCTGGGGGTTGAGCAACAGATCACTCGTCGCTTTATGACCACCATTGAATTTGACCACATGCTCTTGAAAGATGTGGGGATCACCTGGAATTGGGGTTTTCGATTCGCGCTGAACAATTCATCCAGTATCGCCTATACCTGGCGCAATGTGGGCGCCAAGGAACGCTCCCTGGAACGGGCAATGCAGTTTAGCTATATTTTAGAATATTAGCAGGAGATACGTATGCCTTTTAGCTGGAGACCAGATGGAACGGTAATTAAAAATGTACCGAATACACGTCGGATCATGCCCTTTCTCATGCACACCCGAATTGAATCAACGGTTTATTATGAGCAGCTCATCGAGGTTGAGAAAGCCTGGAAATATGTTGAAGAATTTCGAAAACGCAGCGGTTTGAAGGCCAGTATCCTCCACTTTATTATTTGGCGAGCTGCCCAGGTTTTAGATCAACGTCCCGGTTTGAATCGCTTTGTTGCCGGAAGGCGTATCTATCAACGGAAGGATATCTGGATCAGTTTTTCCATGAAAAAATCCATGAGTGATGATGCTCCCCTGGTCGTGGTGAAGAAAAAGATCGATCCCACCTGGACATTTGAAGAAACTGTACAGCATATCCAGGGTGGTATTACAAAAGGCAGAGAAGGGGGTAAATCAACCTCTGACAAAGAAATGGATATAGCCTTCATGTTACCCAACTTCATGGTCAGTTTCTTAACCTGGGGATTAAGGACTCTGAATCATTTTGGTCTGTTGCCGTGGAGTCTTATCAAAGGGGATGAACTTTATGGGAGTTTATTTGTCGCGAATTTAGGCAGTATTGGCCTACAGCCGGCTTACCATCATCTCTACAATTGGGGAGATATTCCGATATTCATGGCTTTAGGTGCAAATGAACCGCGTATGATGCTGGATGAGCGGGGACGCCCTGCGGTTAAGGATATGATGACCATCCGCTATAGCTTTGATGAACGGATCAATGATGGATTTTACAGTATTCAGGCTCTGGAACTTCTTAAAAAATTAGTTGAGGATCCCGAAATGAAACTTGACCTGGGAAATGATAACTCCCTGCCGGACGAAGCTCCGGGAGTGTAACTTAAGCAGGAGCAATACATGCAACACAGTAACTGGCAATGTCCAAAATGTAAGAACACAGAATATGAAACCGATCAGTTTGCTGCCACCGGTGGTGGTTTCACTAAGATCTTTGATATCCAGAACAAGAAATACAATACAGTTACCTGTACCCGCTGCCGGTATACTGAGATCTACAAAGCTGGGAAGTCAGGCACTATAGAGGATATTCTTGATTTCTTTACCACCTGATTTTGATCCCGTTAACACATTACAGGTGATGACAAATTTTGAGATTGGCCGTCAGATTATTGATCATGAACAACAAGGCGCAGAGCGTGCAGAATATGGAAAAAAACTCATAAAAACTCTTTCAGAGGGACTTACTGCTGAATTTGGGCGTGGTTTTTCCAAATCAAATTTTGAGTATATGAGAAGTTTTTATATTAAATATCAGGAAAGACTTTTTGAAAAAACCCAGACACCATCTGGGGAATTGGCAAAGCCCTAGGGAAGTTACTACACGTTGAGCATGGATAGCTAGATGACCCATGGAACTTTTCTATATCTTTCGAGTGTCTTTATTGTGGCTAACCAACAGAATTTCACACTCAAAAAACTTCGTGTTTTTGTGACTTCGTGGCAGTTAAGAAAGAATTCTAATAGTGAGCATTGACCTAAACAAAGTATTTGACCTGAGCCGTAATGTTTTTATCGAGGCCTGTGCTGGAGCCGGGAAGACCTGGCTGCTATCTAAACGTTATGCCGCCATCATTGATGATTTCGCACGGCAACAGGCCGACAATCCCCAGGCCGACCTGAAAGACACATCCAATATTCTGGTTATCACTTTCACCCGTAAAGCTGCTGCAGAAATGTCTGGTCGAATCTATGCCGATCTGAATCAACTCATTCATGATCAAGCCCTGGAGCATGTACCTGAACATTTTGGCCAACATCTGCGTTGTGCTCCCCCCAGCTATAAAATGCATCTGAGGTCAACCTATTCTAGAAATGCCATTTCCACCATCGATTCCTTTTGTACTCAAATCCTGCGGGATCAGGCAGAACGGCTTAATATTGATCCTGAGTTCCGGATTCAAGATGAGGCTGATACCCAACGTATGGAACTGGAAACCTGGGAAGGCTTCCTCAGGGAACGCAGTCATAACCAGGATGAGAACCTGAAACTGCTTTTGGGGCATCTTTCAGAATATCACCTAAACCATTATGTGAAAAAGCTGCAGTCTCATGCTCAACTGATGATCGGTTGGCTTGAATATCAGGCAAACCATAGCCCGGAAACCTTACAGACTGAATTTAAAGCAAGTCACCCACTACCCAAAGCCACTGGCCAGGTGGAGCAGCTGCTTATTGAATTGGTGGATGGACTGCCGGATCAAGCAGAAATGCTTGACCCGGATCATGAGCATTACCGCAACTTCGCTGACCTGGTTGGCTTCCTCAGCACTCCCATTGAGGATGATTATCAATATGGTTTGGAATTGTTTGAGTTTGTCCGACGATTTGTTCTTCTAAAAGATCGAAGCAATTTTCTGAAAAACCCTTCGATTCCTTCAAATGTTTGGCCGGAAACCTGGAAAAATGAGATCAGAACCAGGTTGAGATTGTTTAAAACTGAGATTGAAGATTTGTTTTCTTGCGAAACGCTCATGCATGAAATTCCCGGGAAATGGGATCTGGAAGCCTGTACGGTTCAACACCACCTGGCTAAATTCTTTCTAGCTTACTGGGAGGTTCTAAATAAGCGATTGCAAAGGGAAGGGGTGCTCAGCTTTAATGAGGTCATTCTCCAAACCCGTAATCTTCTACTGGATCCAGATATTGCCGCTCACTATGCCAAGCGCTATACCCACATTCTCTTTGATGAATTTCAAGATACAAATGACCTGCGTTGGGATATAATCAGATTGATTGCTCAAGGTGGACAGCCCATACTTCGGAAGCAGGGTCTTTTCATCGTTGGGGATACTAAACAGTCCATTTACCGCTTTAATCAAGCTGATGTTCAGGTGATGAATCGGGTTGAAAAAAATATCGCCGAAAGTCAGGGTTGGACCTT
This region of Candidatus Neomarinimicrobiota bacterium genomic DNA includes:
- a CDS encoding zinc ribbon domain-containing protein; amino-acid sequence: MQHSNWQCPKCKNTEYETDQFAATGGGFTKIFDIQNKKYNTVTCTRCRYTEIYKAGKSGTIEDILDFFTT
- a CDS encoding DUF1016 N-terminal domain-containing protein — its product is MISLPPDFDPVNTLQVMTNFEIGRQIIDHEQQGAERAEYGKKLIKTLSEGLTAEFGRGFSKSNFEYMRSFYIKYQERLFEKTQTPSGELAKP
- a CDS encoding 2-oxo acid dehydrogenase subunit E2 gives rise to the protein MPFSWRPDGTVIKNVPNTRRIMPFLMHTRIESTVYYEQLIEVEKAWKYVEEFRKRSGLKASILHFIIWRAAQVLDQRPGLNRFVAGRRIYQRKDIWISFSMKKSMSDDAPLVVVKKKIDPTWTFEETVQHIQGGITKGREGGKSTSDKEMDIAFMLPNFMVSFLTWGLRTLNHFGLLPWSLIKGDELYGSLFVANLGSIGLQPAYHHLYNWGDIPIFMALGANEPRMMLDERGRPAVKDMMTIRYSFDERINDGFYSIQALELLKKLVEDPEMKLDLGNDNSLPDEAPGV